The Fortiea contorta PCC 7126 genome has a segment encoding these proteins:
- the tyrS gene encoding tyrosine--tRNA ligase yields the protein MVQDFAWLRRGTVEIFPQPTDADNETESLEKRLANTHRPLRVKLGIDPTGADIHLGHSIPVRKLRAFQDAGHTAVLIIGDFTARIGDPTGKSEVRRQLTQANVAQNAQTYLDQVRPILDFDTPGRLEVRHNSEWLSGLNLGKILELLSTMTVGQMLAKEGFAERYKQENPIFLHEFLYPLMQGYDSVAVAADVELGGTDQKFNIAVGRDLQRHFGQQPQFGLLLPILIGTDGVQKMSKSLGNYVGLSAHPSDKYQKLQGTADQLLAQYFELLTDLPLDKLPENPRDRQMLLAWEVVRQYHGELAANEAKEAAKSGGQEGAVPEFSLAGVSQFPVKLAYLLNVSGLCKSSGEGKRKIQEGGVRLDGDRISDVDTTFHEPSELHGRVLQVGKNKFVRLVV from the coding sequence ATGGTGCAAGATTTTGCTTGGTTGCGTCGTGGGACTGTCGAAATTTTCCCCCAACCGACCGATGCTGATAACGAAACTGAAAGTCTAGAAAAGCGTTTGGCGAATACTCACCGACCTTTGCGGGTCAAGTTAGGTATCGACCCTACAGGTGCTGATATTCATTTAGGTCATAGCATACCGGTACGAAAACTGCGAGCTTTTCAAGATGCTGGTCATACGGCGGTGTTGATTATCGGTGATTTTACGGCTCGCATTGGTGATCCGACTGGTAAATCGGAGGTGCGACGCCAACTGACGCAAGCAAATGTGGCGCAAAACGCTCAGACTTATCTTGACCAAGTGCGTCCTATTTTGGATTTTGACACACCTGGAAGATTAGAGGTGCGCCATAACTCCGAATGGCTTTCAGGGCTAAATTTAGGGAAAATTTTAGAATTACTCTCCACAATGACGGTAGGGCAAATGTTAGCCAAAGAAGGATTCGCAGAACGCTATAAGCAAGAGAATCCAATTTTCCTCCATGAGTTCCTTTATCCGTTGATGCAGGGTTATGATTCGGTTGCAGTTGCAGCTGATGTGGAATTGGGGGGGACTGACCAGAAATTTAACATTGCTGTGGGGCGAGATTTACAACGCCATTTTGGTCAACAGCCGCAATTTGGTCTGTTGCTGCCGATTTTGATTGGCACTGATGGTGTACAAAAAATGTCCAAGTCTCTAGGTAATTATGTTGGCTTGTCGGCACATCCATCGGATAAATATCAAAAGTTGCAAGGGACTGCAGATCAATTGCTGGCGCAGTATTTTGAATTGCTGACAGATTTACCTTTAGATAAATTGCCAGAAAATCCCCGCGATCGCCAGATGCTTTTAGCCTGGGAAGTTGTCAGACAGTATCACGGCGAATTAGCTGCGAATGAAGCCAAGGAAGCGGCTAAAAGCGGTGGTCAGGAAGGTGCTGTTCCAGAGTTTTCCTTGGCTGGGGTGTCACAGTTTCCGGTGAAGTTAGCCTATCTTCTCAATGTTAGCGGCTTGTGTAAAAGTAGCGGCGAAGGTAAGCGGAAAATCCAAGAAGGTGGGGTGCGTCTGGATGGCGATCGCATTTCGGACGTGGATACTACTTTCCACG
- a CDS encoding transglycosylase domain-containing protein, with translation MSSKTFDEKQPQTKASSGFEFLKGVGQVAGGTLLSITMLASSIVAGGLVGLAISFRNLPDVRQLRNFFPSETTYIYDIKGKLLTSIHGEANREVIPLDKISPNLKRAVLASEDGHFYNHHGINPTGVGRAVVVNFIAGGVKEGGSTITMQLVKNLFLSQKRAFTRKIAEGVLAIRLEQILSKNQILEMYLNQVYWGHNNYGVQTAARTYFNKSAEYLTLGESAMMAGLIQAPEEFSPFVSMKLAKQKQKEVLGRMMDLNWISQQEYDDALKQEIKLGKIRSFQGSALPYVTNTVAQELAKKFGREALLKGGMRVQTTVDADFQRMAEQTVSEWHEKLQGSGLSKNQMALVAIDPRTHFVKALVGGVDAKTSEFNRATQAQRQPGSSFKPFVYYTGFATGKFAPDTTVVDAPVSYRDGDGWYYPRNYDGGFSGAMSIRTALAQSRNIPVIKVGKAVGMNKVIETCRTLGIMSPMEPVSSLPLGAIGVTPLEMASAYATFANYGWQSPPTVIARITDSSGNVLLDNTPKPQLVLDPWASAAVIDVMRSVITDGTGKNAAIGRPAAGKTGTTSSEKDIWFVGTVPQLTTAVWVGRDDNRQLARGATGGVMVAPIWRDFMQKALKDVPAENFKSPSQFTRPKAN, from the coding sequence GTGTCGTCCAAGACTTTTGACGAAAAGCAGCCACAAACTAAGGCTTCATCAGGTTTTGAGTTTTTGAAAGGAGTAGGTCAGGTAGCTGGCGGAACGCTCCTATCAATCACGATGCTGGCAAGTTCAATTGTAGCGGGAGGATTGGTAGGTTTAGCTATTAGTTTCCGTAATTTACCGGATGTCAGACAATTACGTAACTTCTTTCCCTCAGAAACGACTTATATTTATGACATTAAAGGCAAACTATTAACGAGTATTCACGGAGAAGCCAACCGGGAAGTTATTCCCCTAGATAAAATTTCTCCCAATCTGAAACGGGCGGTGTTGGCTAGTGAAGATGGTCACTTTTACAATCACCATGGTATTAACCCGACTGGGGTTGGGCGAGCGGTAGTTGTCAACTTCATCGCAGGTGGAGTCAAGGAAGGTGGTTCCACCATCACCATGCAGTTGGTAAAAAACCTGTTTCTCTCCCAAAAACGCGCCTTTACACGGAAAATAGCTGAAGGGGTTTTAGCAATTCGTCTAGAACAAATTCTCAGCAAAAACCAAATTTTAGAAATGTACCTCAATCAAGTTTATTGGGGTCATAACAACTACGGTGTACAAACAGCCGCACGCACTTACTTTAATAAATCAGCGGAATACTTAACCTTAGGTGAGTCAGCCATGATGGCTGGTTTAATCCAAGCACCGGAAGAATTCAGCCCGTTCGTCAGCATGAAGCTAGCAAAACAGAAACAAAAAGAAGTGCTAGGACGAATGATGGATTTGAACTGGATTTCTCAGCAAGAATATGATGACGCCCTTAAGCAAGAAATCAAGCTAGGTAAAATCAGGTCATTTCAAGGTAGTGCTTTACCTTATGTCACTAATACAGTAGCCCAAGAGTTGGCGAAAAAATTTGGGCGAGAAGCATTGCTCAAAGGCGGAATGCGGGTACAAACTACAGTTGATGCCGATTTTCAAAGAATGGCAGAGCAAACTGTGAGCGAATGGCATGAGAAACTACAAGGTAGCGGCTTATCCAAGAATCAAATGGCTTTAGTCGCAATTGATCCTCGCACACATTTTGTCAAAGCTTTGGTGGGTGGTGTAGATGCTAAAACCAGTGAATTCAACCGCGCGACCCAAGCCCAACGCCAGCCCGGATCTTCTTTTAAGCCGTTTGTTTACTATACAGGTTTTGCTACTGGTAAGTTTGCTCCAGATACTACAGTAGTAGATGCTCCAGTTAGCTATCGAGATGGTGACGGTTGGTATTATCCCAGGAACTATGATGGTGGTTTCAGCGGGGCTATGTCAATTCGCACTGCCCTCGCCCAATCTCGTAATATCCCCGTCATCAAAGTTGGTAAGGCTGTCGGGATGAATAAGGTGATTGAAACCTGTCGCACCTTAGGGATTATGAGTCCGATGGAGCCTGTATCGTCTTTACCTCTGGGCGCGATTGGTGTCACGCCTTTAGAAATGGCTAGTGCTTATGCTACCTTCGCCAATTACGGCTGGCAATCCCCACCTACAGTCATTGCCCGGATTACTGACAGTAGCGGTAATGTTTTATTAGACAACACACCAAAACCCCAGCTAGTTTTAGATCCTTGGGCATCAGCAGCAGTTATTGACGTGATGCGTTCGGTAATTACTGATGGTACTGGTAAAAATGCGGCTATTGGTCGTCCCGCTGCAGGGAAGACAGGAACGACATCTTCAGAAAAAGATATCTGGTTTGTGGGGACAGTGCCACAGTTGACCACCGCCGTTTGGGTCGGTAGAGACGACAATAGACAATTAGCCCGCGGTGCAACAGGAGGGGTGATGGTGGCTCCTATTTGGCGCGATTTTATGCAAAAAGCTCTTAAGGATGTACCGGCGGAAAACTTCAAGTCACCTTCGCAGTTTACTCGACCTAAGGCGAATTAG
- a CDS encoding DUF1825 family protein, which translates to MGFFDSEIVQQEAKQLFDDYQALIKLGNSYGKFDREGKKLFIEQMEAMMDRYRIFMKRFELSEDFMAQMTMEQMKTQLNQFGITPQQMFDQMNLTLQRMKTELEKQA; encoded by the coding sequence ATGGGATTCTTTGACTCTGAGATAGTTCAGCAAGAAGCGAAACAGCTGTTTGACGATTATCAAGCATTAATCAAGCTTGGTAACAGCTACGGTAAATTTGACCGCGAAGGTAAAAAGCTGTTTATCGAACAAATGGAAGCCATGATGGATCGCTATCGCATCTTCATGAAGCGCTTTGAGCTTTCCGAGGATTTCATGGCACAAATGACGATGGAGCAAATGAAAACTCAGCTAAATCAGTTTGGCATTACGCCGCAACAAATGTTTGACCAAATGAATCTTACCCTACAAAGAATGAAAACTGAGTTAGAAAAACAAGCCTAG